From [Clostridium] symbiosum, a single genomic window includes:
- a CDS encoding tyrosine-type recombinase/integrase has product MDKIIRLENIKKYEGKLYEEEKSKLTIEKYIRDIRHFYKFLPQGKRVNKEQVIAYKQYLKEYYRVSSANSMLVALNRFFEYLGWSDCKVQQFKVQKTFFCRNDSFISKKEYERLIESAERKGDFQLNLIMQTICSTGIRVSELSAIDVKAVAAGYAYVNNKGKSRVIFLPKALVRLLKTYLNRNGITSGPVFVSRNGSAVDRSVIWRRMKKLCQDAGIDAKKVFPHNLRHLFALTFYRLKKDLLRLAEVMGHASIETTRIYTATTGEEHKKIISQLGLVQGWEGACGAT; this is encoded by the coding sequence ATGGACAAGATAATCAGACTGGAAAACATCAAAAAATATGAAGGCAAATTGTATGAAGAAGAAAAATCGAAGCTGACAATTGAAAAGTATATCCGCGACATCAGGCATTTTTACAAATTTCTTCCCCAGGGAAAGCGGGTAAACAAAGAACAGGTTATAGCTTACAAGCAGTATTTGAAGGAGTATTACAGGGTGAGCAGCGCAAATTCGATGTTGGTGGCCCTGAACCGTTTTTTTGAATATCTGGGATGGAGCGACTGCAAGGTCCAGCAGTTTAAGGTACAGAAAACGTTTTTCTGCAGAAACGATTCCTTTATAAGCAAAAAGGAGTATGAGAGGCTGATTGAGAGCGCGGAGCGAAAAGGTGACTTTCAGTTAAATCTGATTATGCAGACGATATGCAGTACCGGTATCCGGGTCAGTGAACTCTCGGCGATTGATGTCAAGGCTGTTGCGGCTGGCTATGCCTATGTCAACAATAAGGGAAAATCCAGGGTCATTTTTCTGCCGAAAGCTCTGGTGCGGCTTTTGAAAACGTATCTTAACAGAAACGGCATTACATCTGGGCCGGTATTTGTATCCAGGAACGGAAGCGCCGTCGACCGCAGCGTCATTTGGCGCAGGATGAAGAAACTCTGCCAGGATGCGGGAATTGACGCGAAAAAAGTATTTCCGCATAATCTGCGCCATCTGTTTGCCCTTACGTTTTACCGGTTAAAAAAGGATCTTCTCCGCCTTGCCGAGGTGATGGGACACGCCAGTATCGAGACGACCAGAATTTACACAGCAACGACCGGTGAGGAACATAAAAAAATAATTTCGCAGCTTGGGCTTGTTCAGGGATGGGAAGGCGCCTGCGGCGCCACATAA
- a CDS encoding carbohydrate ABC transporter permease: MKKTSVFSRVHFQRNRPAKAVTGAFLLFVCLLFVLFPLILMTAASFMPEDELVRRYLAVLDLGKEPVLPALIPDFPSLKPYADLLLRSPGFFVMFWNSCLQVFSVLAGQLLIGMPAAWAFARYEFRFKKLLFLLYLILLVMPFQVMMVPSYLVLDRFGILDTHLSVILPGIFSTFPVYIMEKFFESIPKSFLEAARIDGGGEWTIFFRIGIPMGFPGIMTAVLLDFFEYWNALEQPLTFLKNRQLWPLSLYLPNVTADKASLAFAAGLITMAPPVLLYLNGQTFLEEGIASSGIKE, from the coding sequence ATGAAAAAGACATCGGTTTTCAGCCGTGTGCATTTCCAGCGGAACCGTCCGGCAAAAGCCGTTACGGGAGCATTTCTGTTGTTTGTCTGTCTTCTTTTCGTCCTGTTTCCTCTTATATTAATGACGGCTGCATCCTTTATGCCGGAGGATGAGCTGGTGCGGAGGTACCTGGCGGTTCTGGATTTGGGAAAGGAGCCGGTACTCCCGGCCCTGATCCCAGACTTTCCGTCTCTGAAGCCATATGCCGATCTGCTTCTTCGATCGCCCGGCTTTTTTGTGATGTTCTGGAATTCCTGCCTGCAGGTTTTCAGCGTACTGGCCGGACAGCTGCTTATTGGAATGCCGGCGGCCTGGGCCTTTGCCCGGTACGAATTCCGCTTTAAAAAGCTTCTCTTCCTTCTTTATCTGATTCTGCTCGTCATGCCGTTTCAGGTCATGATGGTGCCGTCCTATCTCGTCCTGGACCGGTTTGGGATACTGGATACCCATCTGTCGGTGATACTGCCGGGAATATTTTCCACCTTTCCCGTGTATATCATGGAGAAGTTTTTCGAATCCATTCCAAAATCGTTTTTGGAGGCCGCCCGCATTGACGGAGGAGGAGAGTGGACTATTTTTTTCAGGATCGGCATTCCCATGGGATTTCCCGGAATCATGACGGCCGTACTCCTGGACTTTTTTGAATATTGGAATGCGCTTGAACAGCCGCTTACCTTCTTAAAGAACAGGCAGTTGTGGCCGCTGTCCCTTTATCTTCCGAATGTAACGGCGGATAAGGCATCCCTGGCCTTTGCGGCCGGGCTGATTACAATGGCGCCGCCGGTGCTTTTATATCTGAACGGGCAGACTTTCCTGGAGGAGGGAATTGCCTCGTCGGGCATCAAGGAATAG